A part of Arachis hypogaea cultivar Tifrunner chromosome 12, arahy.Tifrunner.gnm2.J5K5, whole genome shotgun sequence genomic DNA contains:
- the LOC112730139 gene encoding uncharacterized protein — protein MESTSTSTTQSPTSSALPSQPLPDPKGGINAITIHEELSPIEVTQHEDVVEIKKVKAEDEAQEIVEEVIAQPRGGISKDGNVLQKATLISFPTLARKTKKRVELDPKMVEIFKKVEVTIPLYDSIRQVPKYAKFLKDLCMNKEKLNDLETIPLGSSIFALMDDVSEKCSDPGPCLVTCTIDGVQFVDCMCNLGACVSIMPLCVYEVLKLPPLKRSAARFILAGKSIISVVGIAEDVLVTIKGLVFPIDFHILKMPPSDSGRTSSILLGRPFLKTSRFKLDAFLGTYSFEINRREVSFNLDEAMRHPP, from the coding sequence ATGGAATCAACCTCTACCTCTACCACTCAATCCCCAACCTCTAGTGCCTTACCCTCTCAACCTTTACCCGaccccaaaggtggcatcaatgccatcacaaTTCATGAAGAGCTAAGTCCAATAGAGGTCACTCAACATGAGGATGTGGTTGAGATAAAAAAAGTCAAAGCGGAGGATGAAGCCCAAGAGATAGTTGAAGAAGTGATTGCTCAACCAAGGGGTGGAATTTCCAAGGATGGAAATGTCTTACAAAAAGCTACTCTAATTTCATTTCCTACATTGGCAAGGAAAACCAAGAAGCGAGTTGAGTTGGATCCCAAAATGGTGGAGatattcaagaaagttgaggtaactattcctctCTATGATTCTATCCgccaagtacctaaatatgccaaGTTTCTAAAGGACCTATGCATGAACAAGGAGAAGCTtaatgatttagaaactattccattgGGAAGCTCAATCTTCGCTTTAATGGATGATGTGTCGGAGAAGTGTAGTGACCCCGGCCCTTGCCTAGTAACTTGCACCATAGATGGAGTCCAATTTGTTGATTGCATGTGCAATCTTGGCGCttgtgtgagtattatgcccttgTGCGTCTATGAGGTCTTAAAGCTTCCGCCATTGAAACGGTCGGCCGCCCGGTTTATTTTGGCAGGCAAAAGCATAATTTCCGTAGTTGGTATTGCGGAGGATGTTCTAGTGACTATAAAGGGGTTGGTCTTCCCGATTGATTTTCATATTCTTAAGATGCCCCCTAGTGATTCCGGGAGGACCTCATCTATCTTGCTTGGGAGGCCGTTCTTGAAGACTTCTCGGTTTAAATTAGATGCGTTTTTGGGTACCTACTCGTTTGAGATCAATAG